One region of Miscanthus floridulus cultivar M001 chromosome 19, ASM1932011v1, whole genome shotgun sequence genomic DNA includes:
- the LOC136527699 gene encoding uncharacterized protein: MALVPSGGAGACKDEAALGLPWSEMFRSASRRRPKQESDDAPPMKPALKTARAKEMKSKPASVGAGAGAGAGADIAGLSLEPDARLALYIAMAHAGLATALLVLYGLYLLLADFLRPLQWALLCSVPLRETQRALVAFWEPPLRGGLSAALLALPLAALRSSTATLADARAALLRRPLPSSPAFPRLLRWLVSFFFFLVLFERLGAATALLLLVLALAFFAASPKLKRAAASRISSRPPSSRGLLLTGGILRHLKTLVALGLMLGMIAGFITGSIFFSYKIGLEGKDAVMSLKSHVEKSNYSEKIGLKKWMDDNDIPGLVDQYSAKIYDTVWEQVDQLAVQYNLTGFTSGFWHFLISQSVDPKSKALNSSRPHPYSMKLQSIATHVKNREWVEICRELDSFFRELLITREDLVVMAKELALQGTEIAKRLLSSSTSVLGGSANLMLSIALRIVSGAAEVVNFLSQLMVFLWVLYYLITVEGGGATEQIIDLLPVSKQVKDRCVEVIDHAISSVLLATAKIAIFQGGLTWLLFKFFKVHFVYTSTVLGFISALVPILPFWLSSIFATGELLMEGRYVLGLVVTVIHLMLMDYGTTTILEDIPGYNGYLTGLSIIGGMTLFPNALEGAILGPLIMMVVIALKNLYTEFVLADGEEASS, translated from the exons ATGGCGCTCGTGCccagcggcggcgcgggcgcttgCAAGGACGAGGCCGCCCTCGGGCTGCCGTGGTCCGAGATGTTCCGCTCCGCCTCGCGCCGCCGGCCCAAGCAGGAGTCCGACGACGCGCCGCCCATGAAGCCGGCGCTGAAAACGGCGCGGGCCAAGGAGATGAAGTCCAAGCCGGCGTCGGTGGGGGCTGGAGCAGGAGCAGGGGCCGGGGCCGACATCGCGGGGCTGTCGCTGGAGCCCGACGCGCGCCTGGCGCTCTACATCGCCATGGCGCACGCGGGCCTCGCCACCGCGCTGCTCGTGCTCTACGGCCTCTACCTGCTGCTCGCCGACTTCCTCCGCCCGCTGCAGTGGGCGCTGCTCTGCTCCGTCCCGCTCCGCGAGACGCAGCGCGCGCTCGTCGCCTTCTGGGAGCCCCCGCTCCGCGGCGGCCTCAGCGCCGCACTGCTCGCGCTGCCGCTCGCCGCGCTCCGGTCCTCAACGGCCACGCTCGCCGACGCGCGGGCCGCGCTCCTGCGCCGCCCGCTCCCGTCCTCGCCGGCGTTCCCGCGCCTCCTCCGCTGGCtcgtctccttcttcttcttcctcgtcctcttcgAGCGCCTCGGCGCCGCCACCGCGCTGCTGCTCCTCGTTCTCGCGCTCGCCTTCTTCGCCGCGTCCCCCAAGCTCAAACGCGCCGCCGCCTCGCGCATCTCCAGTCGGCCTCCCTCCTCGCGCGGCCTCCTCTTAACTGGAGGCATCCTCCGCCACCTTAAGACACTAGTCGCCCTTGGTCTCATGCTTGGTATGATCGCCGGCTTCATAACTGGCAGCATCTTCTTCTCCTACAAGATTGGGCTAGAGGGCAAGGACGCCGTCATGTCCCTCAAGTCCCATGTCGAGAAGAGCAACTACTCTGAGAAGATTGGCCTCAAGAAGTGGATGGACGACAATGACATCCCTGGCTTGGTCGATCAGTACTCTGCCAAGATCTATGACACCGTGTGGGAGCAGGTCGACCAATTGGCTGTGCAGTACAACCTTACAGGTTTCACTAGTGGCTTCTGGCATTTCTTGATCAGCCAATCAGTTGACCCAAAGAGCAAGGCGCTCAACAGTTCCAGACCGCACCCATATTCAATGAAGTTGCAATCAATTGCTACACATGTGAAGAACAGAGAGTGGGTGGAGATTTGCAGGGAGCTTGACTCGTTCTTTAGGGAGCTGTTGATCACAAGAGAGGATTTGGTGGTCATGGCCAAGGAGCTGGCTTTGCAGGGAACAGAAATCGCAAAGAGGCTGCTGTCCAGCAGCACATCGGTGCTGGGCGGTAGTGCCAATTTGATGTTATCAATTGCTCTCCGCATTGTCTCAGGTGCGGCTGAGGTGGTTAATTTCCTGTCACAACTGATGGTGTTCTTGTGGGTGCTGTATTACCTTATTACTGTGGAGGGAGGCGGAGCTACAGAGcaaatcattgatcttttgccagtGTCAAAACAAGTAAAGGACCGCTGTGTTGAGGTCATCGACCATGCCATTAGTAGTGTCTTGTTGGCCACTGCTAAGATTGCCATTTTTCAAGGGGGGCTGACATGGCTGCTGTTCAAGTTCTTCAAAGTGCATTTTGTGTATACATCAACTGTGCTTGGATTCATCAGCGCACTTGTGCCAATACTTCCATTTTGGCTGTCCTCAATATTTGCCACAGGGGAGCTTCTCATGGAAGGGAGATATGTGCTTGGACTGGTGGTAACTGTGATACACCTCATGCTCATGGATTATGGCACAACTACCATTCTGGAGGATATACCTGGGTACAATGGGTATCTCACAGGCCTCAGCATAATTGGTGGCATGACACTGTTTCCCAATGCTCTGGAG GGTGCAATATTAGGTCCCCTTATAATGATGGTTGTTATAGCGTTGAAGAACTTGTACACAGAGTTTGTGCTTGCTGATGGGGAGGAGGCCAGCAGCTAG